Within Dermacentor variabilis isolate Ectoservices chromosome 8, ASM5094787v1, whole genome shotgun sequence, the genomic segment ATGTTCGCTATTTACATTTCATTTCCTGGTTATAACGTCAAGGTTTCAATGTTAGTAATAGAGGCGAACGTTGCGGGTAGCAAAATTAATTTCAGCCACTCGGAAAACATAAGCGGTTGTTACGGCAATCGTAAACAAAAATTGTCCTTTTCGAGCTTCGATACCGAATCTGGGTACACCAAGGGAACTGCTCGCGTGATCTTTCCACATCGTTTCGTTTCTTTACGCCAGCGGGTTGACCGCGGCTCTTATCATTGTGTCTCACAAAGACCAGCGGCctaccgtgtgtgtgtgtgtgtgtgtgtgtgtgtgtgtgtgcgtgtgcgtgtgcgtgtgtgtgtgtgtgtgtgtttgtgtttgtgtgtgtgtatgtatgtatgtatgtatgtatgtatgtatgcatgcatgcatgtatgtatgtatgtatgtatgtatgtatgtatgtatgtatgtatgtatgtatgtatgtatgtatgtatgtatgtatgtatgtatgtatgtatgtatgtatgtatgtatgtatgtatgtatgtatgtatgtatgtatgtatgtatgtatgtgtgtgtgtgtgtatgtatgtatgtatggaaatgtatgtatgtatgtatgcaacgTTCTTCACGACGCtcttcaaaaaagaaatacagaagtCCGGCGCTGTAGTGCTGTTTCATGAGTGCGCGTTGGCAGCAAAGAGAATAATTCTCACTGCTTCCATACAGCGACATAGATCTCAGACGCCACACATGGTCTATGTGGCAACGTCGCTGGATGCTGTGTCCAGAGGGGACATCTAACATCACTAATGGGCAAAGCGTGTAGGAGGGGGTTACTGGGCTGATTCATGTACACGACGAAGTGCTACTTGCAGACAATGCAAGGTATTTCCGGATACTTGCAAATATCTGGTGCGATGCAGTGACAAACTAAGGCTATAAATCTATCTCACAAAATTGAATGAATTAGGgggtttatgtgccaaaaccactttcagattatgaggcacgccgtagtggaggactccgaaaatttcgaccacctggggttctttaacgtgcacctaaatctaagtacacgggtgttttcgcatttcgcccccatcgaaatgcggccgcggcggcgggtTAGCACACAAAATTGGCGGTTTATAATGTTTAATGAAGATTCCAGTACTGACGTTGTATCTAATCAACAGAAAGACACAGCAATTGTAATATAAATATGTAGGTATATGCACAACGAAAAAGAAAGGTTCACTAAGAAAATCTAAAATTGAAGGGTAAGTGGAATTCACCAATAATGAAAGATCGATAAAAGACGCTACACTAAATATGTGGTGGTGAGAGGAATtgggaaaggagtaatggtgcctaTGCTAGCGTTCACAAATAACATTTTGTGCTTGAAATTAGACATCTTGACTGGTTTGCTAGTAATGTAAGGttagtcgtcatcatcatcatcagcagcagcagccaaattttatgtcaactgcaggacgaatgcctctccctgAAATCGCTAAAAGATTGCTAAAATTTTACCGTTTGCTTGAAACGTGACCCGCAGCAGCGCAGCGATCAGTTGTTCCCTCAGCGCTAGGGGACCAGTGTGCGGGGAGCCAGCAATTCTTTTTTCGTCGAACGTGCAAACGCAACACGCTCGATTTAGTGAACCCGAACAGCACGCTGCTGGTCAGCCAAGATAGCGCGCGATGCACCTTGTTTCAGTTCCTGCAGCGTGGGATAGGGCATGTTGCATTCCCGCACCAGCCACGCTTCAGtgtctatttttttttgcctatgcAGCGTAACCGCGCATGCATGGATGGCGTCATCGTTAAGCTGGACTGTACCGCATGTTTAGCTTGGCCAAACCAATGTGCTCTTCTTGAAGCGGAGGCAGAACGCATCGATGCTCCGCTGTTGAACGTAGACAACCAGACAGAGAAAGCCGGCTCGATTCGGAGAATACTTCGCATTCAAAGAACATCGCGGGCGCACGACAGCGTCGTCAAAGCGCACGAAGCAGCTAACAAAGTATACTAACTCTGTGGCTAGCTAGCAGGCGTGCGGCACTAGTTCGCTGTTACACCGGAATACAAGGgataaaaggaaaataaagcagACAGCACGGGCCCCGCTTTTTCACATTGCTAGCTGCACGCCACCAATGCCGGGCGATAGTAGCGCCGTCTTTTTTTCTTACAGGGAAGCAGTTAAGGGCTAATTCCctcaggatcgtgtccgtgtgtcaACCTACAACTCGAGCCTTCTCCTCCGGCGTCCCCGTCAGGCGCTACCTGCGTTCGGGCCGTTGAGTACGCGCCGTAATTGACGCGGCCCTGCTAGAATAAAAGGTCATTACGTGagcggatcccgaagatactgcagTGCTGTGCAGACccacggcggatgtgaagcaAACGTTAAGCATCGTcaaacgtgggccaatcccgaagacagtgaaatgccgCACACACGCACGGCGTAGGTgccgttcgccattaaggggcccacatacacagcttcgctggtcatccttgttcGCAGAGTGGAAAGCAGCTGAGTTTATTCTTCAGCTTGCTTCCGGCAAAACATTTCTAGGTTAAATGTCCATCTGTCAGGTTTCTGTGTTGCTTGATGCGGTGGAGTGTAAACTCTCTCATGCACTGAACCATGGAATTGAATTCTTCCCAGGTGATACTGTCCTCATCCCTACAGAATTTTGAAGTTTTCGtgtgaaaaaaaacattttttgcgAGCTCTTTCTGACGGCTTTTTCTGTACTTGAAGCGTAGgattttgcacagaggctactgCATGCCAAATTATCTGAAACTGGGATTTTTACgcaattgaaaattttcttgcagTTGGCCTCTTTGGCTCCCACTTCTGTGTTGCAATGGGTCCTAGGGTTCACGTATGTCTGCAATCAGCCAATAATTTTGCGTTCGAAGTGCCACCATGGTTTCTGCAGCTAAAAGAGCACAGATTCGCGGTCGCTCATCGTCGAGGCACCATCCACCAAGATGACAACTTGTTGGCCCAAAGTTTGCAAACAGGGATAAGGCGCAGCAGAAAcactggccaacgtttcgataggaggacctatcttcgtcaaaggcggcctcgtctaCTCGGCGTGTTAGTTCAAGCGTAGGATTTCGCACAGAGCCTACTGCATGCCAAATTATCTGAAACTGGGATTTTTACgcaattgaaaattttcttgcagTTGTCCACTTAGGCTCCCACTTCTGTGTTGCAATGGGTCCTAGGGTTCACGTGTGGCTGCAATCAGCCAACAAtttaacacgccgaggatgacgaggccgcctttgacgaagataggtcgtcctatcgaaacgttggccagcctttctgaggtaccttatccctgtttgcaaactttataccacagtgtgctgttccatctgtcagcccctttcttgttccTGAACTTCTTGGTACTTCTTGTTCCTTAACAGACGGTGCCTGAAAACTGATTCAGAAGGAAGTGCTTGCCACGCTTGATGAACCATATGTCCGGTATGCCGATGTAGAATTCTCGGGCACCCTATAACCGCGATACGTCTGCCGGACTGCGTGATGCCATGTCACTCACCTCGGCAAAGTCGGCGAGCTGGCACTGGCATGGCTGAGGTCTGTCATCCGGGTCACTCATTTGTGGGAGGCGGTGCGAATAGGTACCCGctgtagccacggtttatttaggccatcGAGCTGTGGTTTCGTGAGATCTCGGGAGCACCCGACACCAGGCTGCTCTGGTCAAGCGCCACTAGCGTGCTCTATTGTCGCGCTTCCTGCGCGTGAGCCCATCTTCGCTTGCTTTGAAGGCGATGGTCGTGCCGCCACAAAGTGGCATCAAGGTGAATTTCGAAACGAGGGAGCTAAAAGATCTCGAAATAGTTCTGCAGTACGCGACGACAAGATATCCAAGCAGCGCGCGCCCGTTTGCGCAACCCAGAGAGGAAGAAAAGCCCGCGCACGCCCTTTCCTCCGCACCCGATGAAAAACTCTGTGGCGGCACTGGAAATGTGGAAACCCAATTAAATCACTGAAATCTCGTAGGTGGTTTTCTATCAATTTACAGGTCACGTACGTTGTAGTAAACGGTTTAGCATTAGAGTGGATAATCCCCCTTGGGTAGAACCTTCAAAACGCCCCATGGTGCCTGGCAAGCAAATAGCCTTCAACAAAATTGATTTTCGCTTCTTGCCAAAATATTGATTTGTACGAAAACTGATTGATTCGGGGCGTTCGAACCCTTCATATTTGAATGTCATCTAGAATGCCACGCTATACCCAGGTCGCGCAGGAAGCTGCTCTTGCCGTATCGTGAAAGATGGAAATAGAATAACGCGATTGTCTTGCAGAAGTTTTGGAAAACTGTCGCACTGACCCCAATGCCACTTCATCTGAAGAACATACAAAAAGAACGAAAGTAAGCATGATTAACTAGAATTatcaaaatacaaataaatagcaaAACACTGAACGTCCTCGAACAAATAAAAAAGGACTTGCCTAAATAAACCTTTTGCTGAACAGCTGCGAATTTGTATTACGGACTGTCCGATGAAGGTATACATTTTGCCTACGTAAGTCAAACCAGCTTTCACATGCTCAGCCTGAAAATGCCGACATTTGTCAATCTACGTAGTGCCAATTCGAAAGGGTACATtacggccatgctgaaagggacTAGCGtacaacataaaaaagaaaagatcagGACGTAATCAGTTAATATAAGCTATCCCTTATGTACTGTCACATAATCATGTTTACCTTAGAAGTGTCATACAATTCTTCTTTCTTCAATTTAGTACGTTAATAATGCATTCTCATAAGACATCAGacttatttaaaaaaattttgttgTCTACTGTGGTGGATGAGTGGATATAGAATTTTGTTACTGGACATAAGGTAGCTGCGTCGATTCTCCGTAGAAGTGCTCAAGTACATAGATTCGGGACACGTGAGACAAGAACAGGTTGTTTAAGTTATTCCGCAACTCCGTCCTCCTACCCCACCATAGTGTCCTTCATATAACAAGTACCACAGTTCTTTCTGTATGTTCCTGCGACGACAAGATCTGATTATTTTATGTAAATTATACACCATTCAGACAATGTAGGCAATGTTTCAATGCCGGTAAATTGCCGATAAAGTACAATCAGCTGGAAGGTTTGCGGCTACGGATAACCTACTGTGGGAACCGAGACTGCACAATTCACACGCCGATAAAACTAACCCGTATGGATGAGATCGCGCTCTCTGAACAAACACGCTTACCGCAGTGAGCGGCGTCTGGGCCCGAGCAGAGTCCGAGGAAGTCGAAGGAGGCGACACCGTGGTTACCCTAGCGGACATCCAGCGGTTGGGAGAGGCCAATCTGGACAATGCCGCAAGGAGCTACATCGCCAGTGGAGCGGACCAGGAACAAACTCTCAGGGAGAACACCGCGGCGTTCATGAGGTGCCTATTCTTGAGTCGGTATATTGAATAATAACACACCCGCGCACGCTCGTCAACATTATATTGATATGCGTAGCGTAGGGTGCAATATATCCAAAATGCTTAGTTTGGATTGGAATGTTCTCCTTAAATTCTTTGCGTACGAGTGAATAATTTGCTATTTACCAATAATAATAGTTTAGGCAGAAATGTATAGCGCAGCGAATATAATAATAGACATAAGCGTTCACAAGTTGCTCCTGTTCATGCAGCTTTGATGAAAACACGCATGACCTTTCTTGGAAACGTTAATCTCAGCAAATTAATCGTTGCACGCAATTTTGCTAGGCGGATGCCATGAGGACTGTTCATATGTGCGCTGCAAGTAGGTTTTCTGACGGAAAGTAAGGTCTCTACTATTAGGATTGTCGGCGCACTGTGAGAAGTGTTACTTGGTTGTGTACATTTGTGCAAAATAATAAGCATTTCCTCGTTCGATGTGGCAATATTTGCATCACAAAGCAGACATgttttgtggtggtggtggtattcCTCGCAGATTTCTTCAAATCTATGAGAACTACCCTTTTGTGTGCACAAGAGGCGAATCTCATCTAGGGCAGCACCTAGTTAAGTTCACTCGAATGCTGCTTTTTCAATTGTTATAGTGAATGACATAACCACCAACCTAATTTGTTAACTGTTCTTGTTTTAGATTCGCAGCCATTAATACTAATATATATCTTCAACATTTTAACATATGTTTTATTGGTTTTATAATACAACTGATGTAAAAATAAACGCGACAATTTCAAGAAAATGTGAAAACTGGACAGAAAAATTGAAAACTTGCTATACAGGCTTCGTTTCAGGCCCAAGGTCCTTGTGGACGTGTCGAAGATCAACACTGCTACTACCGTGTTAGGTCGCAGAATATCTTTCCCTGTCGGCTTTTCCCCTTCAGCTGCCCACAAGATTGCAGATCCACTCGGAGAGTTGGGCACTGCACGAGGTAAGTGGACAATAATCACTTAACTAGCTTCGTGAGCAGCTCTAAGAAATCCAATTAGAAGACATGCTAGCAACTTTATTATTGCATTGTGTTAGGGAGGCCGTGAAAATAACTTGAGCTATTTTGTGACGGCGCGAAACTTGAAACACTCCACTTCTTCTTTTGGGGGAAATTTTCCGGAGGTCCCAGCTGCTCAGGTAATGGGTGTAAAAGAGAGGTTGCACTCATGCTCGGGAACCAGACGTGCTTTGAAGGTCTTGTTGGGCATTATTATGGATGCTTGTGTTGCAGTCCGGCTGTCCTCAAAATTGATGGTGAGCTTTGGCAGGCACTTCCTCCCCTTAGATGCGAGTAGCTCCAGCATGATGAAGCCGCTTTACGTCATTTGAACATAAAAATCTCGTTAAAAGATACACCCTAGCTTGAGATTACCATGTGTACTTAGTGTGCACTGAAAGTACATAATTATTGCTAATAGTTGAATCCAAACAGCCGTTAATCAAGTGCAGGAAGAGTGCACGAGTGTTCGCTTCTCTCTCCACTGGGCGCGCCTGAACATGTACATCGTTTTTTGCGCAGCTTGAAACAAGGCTAACGAACATTTTGCTAGAGACAGTACATATTCGAAAATATCATTGCCGCTGAAGTTGTACCATTGCTTTCGACTGTTGTACAATTAGTAGCCGTCCAACAATCGCAGAATCCTGCCCCGAAGAAAATTAGCCCACCGTTTACACACCACGGCAAACGTGGCAGTATTGCGCTTTGTCAGAATACATTTTGTCGAAAAGTTTATTCATGACGAATGACGATGATTTGGACATATAATGAAGGATAACACTAGCCTAAATAATAGCTATTGATTTCTTATCGAAAGGATAGTGCTGGATACACACTTTGAATTCGCGGAGAAGCCGAACAAGGGCGATTGCAGGCGTGGCGACGCAGCCCATGGCATTCTACAAGACATTTTGGTTGTCGCCACAGTAGGCAGAAGAGTTAGCTAGATGCGCCGTTCCACAGCTTGCTGATGTGTTTTGGCACTAATATACAAGCAATAGATGTGTCCGCCTATCCGCACACCAACTCGCTTGCAAGACGGAAAGGCACCACATGGGCAAATGTTAAACGGTGCACCAGGCAGCAAATTCCGACACGGTGCACCAGGCAGCAAATTCCGACTTTATCTGGTGCAGCGGCGCGGGACGCGGGAACGCTGATGATCGTGAGCACCATGAGCACCACGTCGTTGGAAGACATCAGAGCCGGCGCGCCTGACTGCCTGCTATGGCTGCAGACTTACATCTTCTCCAACCGCTCCCTGACCGAGTCCCTTGTCAGGAGGGCTGAACGCCAGGGCTTTGCCGCCGTCGTTGTCACTGCGGACTCGCCTGTCGCTGGACAGGCCGTAAGCCTCGGCATGAACAAGTTTGTCCTTCCGGAAGGCCTAAGGTGAGCTCTTGCTTTTAGCGTCTTCCAAATTAGGGCAACACATGCGGCTTAGCATTGCAGCACAAGCGTTCGCCAAGCACCGCTAAGCAATCGGAAGAAAAACTGTGCAAACAAGAGCGAAACGAATGGATGAAATCGGAATGAGTGGCTTCTTTGAGAAGTGTTTCAATCATATTTTAGCTGCAAATTACCCAATTTACATATAGCGCTCCATTTAGAACAAGCACCAATTGATGAAAGGAAACACGACTGTGCGCTTGCAAAGCAAGCAAGCTAGACAAAGCTCCTCTTTTCTTAGTGGGGTAGATTCGTTACACGTTTCCGTTCAGACGGAAAGACGTTTCCGTACACGTTCAGAAGGTCAACCTCGAACAGGCACCAACAGCCAGATTTTTAAAAATTACATTCCATGAAATATGTCCTTAGAAAAAATATTTCCCGTGCTGTCGGTGCGCTAAATAGGTTGCGATATTTGCTACCGATAAATGTGAAGCGCAATATTTACAacgcgcttatacattctcgattaacttaTTGTTGTCTAGTTTGGTCAACCACTACACAAACTAACTTAAAATCAATTCGAACACTCCAAAACCGCGCACTGCGCGCGATAGGTAACTTAgaacgtactgataccactaaaccatactataacaaatataaaatattaacagtatcaaaacttcacacttacaaattattcctcgaaatttcacggcaattctgggaagacaaatgttccttccaaagtaaataccatggcacaacgacaagctataacctcagaaaaactctgataggaaaaccacgttgcagaacaaaatacggagatcaaaaactagcagttcaacttcctaaccttCTAAACGACTACGCCTTGGTATTagacctgctaaattctggaatttcaaagcaaagctttaaGAAAATggtaaaagaattgttactatccgaagactaatagaaatgttcaacttcaggtatagaaaattttgtacgtgtttcttgttgttgtttttagaaaactgtgaAAAATTTAACCTCTCATCTACAGGTATAAAAAATTTCGTACgtgcttcttttttcctgttgttgttgtgaTTCAATTTTTTAAAAAACTGTATAAACGttaacctttttttctttcttcttacgcgaATTGTATACTCATGTGTTGAAAATGTGTACtataatttcatgtgtgacctcctgaaagcctgccactgccatgttgctgccaatgtacgggtggcacggcctagtcaggcaaatgtttgcctttagccgtgtccccctaagacaatctgttccttgtcttaaataaatcaataaagaaagaaagaaagaaagaagttatTTGCTGTGAGCACAGCTTTTTTGTTTACACAAATGATTTTAATAAAAAGGATTCACTTTTACAAGCAGCAACAAATTTAGAATATCCGAAACACACAAGCAGCACATTTCCTTTATGATAGCAGAGGTGACGTTTGCAGTAAAGTTGCTGTTGCCGATTTTCCTTCCTATGGGAACTTGTTTGAATCAACGCGCAAGAAACAAGGGctctataaagtaaaactattccaatatgtttttattccatccccctgacatcaaattttcgtaaccgccgacgcaagcaagggcggtcacccgcaggtttgtctgaacagaccaatcaaatgctctcctcgttcatatatgaggtcacttttatttgcttgaaaaacgaataacattgcctacagggagcggcttgtcctatctaattggctgataagaggcgaggagcatgatcaagtggagagggattcgatagggccgagccactgcactcaaagtcgataaccggatgaggaaggTGGTGCTCGCGTCTACGATAGGTCCGCTTTCACTTACTTAACTTgcggtggttggtcgaaaatcgcggcggcatgcaacggcagcttaagaatgacgccaaAATGGATCCACAGAATAGAAGAGATGGCAGAATGAgttcgtaaacgtgccaaaagtgctcgaaaacgttacacggccacgcaagaagttttattacacgcaaataaaccaatgctttccggcaggtgcgagtagccagtgcctgagcgatgggcggcatccatcttttattcgtttttcaacggggcagcctgctgctattcagaacaaaattcagttttgttcggcacattaatgcatccTTAATACGTGCACGTCACTGTGACGCggcgagtttttgcggttttgtggcgtcgcgtgacaggcaggtgaagtggatgcagcccgaaaacttttgactaatagccgggggctaatggagaaaaggtgttgaatcagaaatagccgttttccttttttcggtccaatcatgcataatcagtgtgtacacgttatatcagatggggagctatcgcggttttcgtgacgtcgcgtgacggacagttgaagggggggggggttgtccaAAGAAGTTTTTGGCCAATggggagggctgattacagaattggaatagaaaagtttggaacagttttacgttgtAGCACCCCAAGTGTCCCCTCTGGTGTATGTCATTAAGAAAAGAGTTCCAAAAATGTATTTGAAAAACGATGAATGAATCTTTATAAAAAACAATATTTTGGTAAGCTTTGGAGCACGATACGCAAAGTTGTAAAACGAGGCAAAATTTTTAAACTTTATAGAAAATCCGGCAGAGTTGGCAGGTATCCCATTTGACTTATAACATCAAATACAAAGTTTTGCCCAAATGTCCCATGTGGCAACATTTATTAAAACTTTATAGCTGAGTGCATCCCAACTGTCAATTATCTTCTTGAGTTTGAGATGCCCTGAGCCGTACACCAAATTTTAATATTTGCAGTATGCGCTGGTCCTGATTAAAGTTATATAATAAAACGGAGTTCTGGCTCCATAGTTGCGTAGCCGTAGAACACTGATTAACGTATGCCACAAATAAACCTTCTGGGGATGATACAAGGCGCCTGTTTTGCAGTTTCGCCAATCTGGAAGCCTCATGGCCAGGAAAATCATTCACGTTCGACCCTTCCAGCGAGGATTTCGTTGGTAACCTACTATCACCTTCTGCGACGTGGGACGACTTGCGCTGGTTGCGGAGCATCTCGACTCTACCCATTGTTGTCAAGGGTGTCTTGACGGGTAAGGGCAACAGCCACGAGCATCTGCATAGCTTAAACAGATTTTCCTTTCACGTTGTCTGCAGAAAAAGCAAGACAATTTGTTACGCCTGACCTGGCAGGACGAAAGGTGCTCGACCGTTTTTTAACATTTATGGTTAATAAGGCGACAGCCGTACATGGCTCATGGGACGAAAATTTAGCTATCAAGCGTTATTCAAGGGCAAGTTCAAGGGTATCAGAATTTCGGGTATAACCCTCTACCTTGTTACAGTTTCACCCACGACATTTTATGTTAATTACGGCAAGGTGAATTACGGCGCGCTTCATTGAGACGGAGTTAAGGCACGCGAACCCGCAATttttggtaggagtcgaactcATGACGTCTTGTTCTGACTTGGGTAATTCGGGCAGATGCACTCATATTGAGGTAATTAGGGCCCTCCTACCCGCGATCTTcgtaccctcgacctttggtgggagtggaaccATCGAGGCCACTTGGaaatatgggcgaaccggccatatatCTAAGTTGGATTC encodes:
- the LOC142591132 gene encoding uncharacterized protein LOC142591132 isoform X1 gives rise to the protein MVRTSMLQHASNHDVVVLLVALSLSQLSGVWARAESEEVEGGDTVVTLADIQRLGEANLDNAARSYIASGADQEQTLRENTAAFMRLRFRPKVLVDVSKINTATTVLGRRISFPVGFSPSAAHKIADPLGELGTARAARDAGTLMIVSTMSTTSLEDIRAGAPDCLLWLQTYIFSNRSLTESLVRRAERQGFAAVVVTADSPVAGQAVSLGMNKFVLPEGLSFANLEASWPGKSFTFDPSSEDFVGNLLSPSATWDDLRWLRSISTLPIVVKGVLTAGEALMAYQNGASAILVSNHGARQLDGDPATIEALPEVVAAVGDRMEVYLDGGVRSGADAVKALSIGARAVFVGRPVLWGLAYKGKEGVDKVLDILRSEFNRTIQLLGVPDSKNLCTDFVVREQYYSQPLHRNCAPKHPWGDWVEYKVAV
- the LOC142591132 gene encoding 2-Hydroxyacid oxidase 1-like isoform X2, translating into MRLRFRPKVLVDVSKINTATTVLGRRISFPVGFSPSAAHKIADPLGELGTARAARDAGTLMIVSTMSTTSLEDIRAGAPDCLLWLQTYIFSNRSLTESLVRRAERQGFAAVVVTADSPVAGQAVSLGMNKFVLPEGLSFANLEASWPGKSFTFDPSSEDFVGNLLSPSATWDDLRWLRSISTLPIVVKGVLTAGEALMAYQNGASAILVSNHGARQLDGDPATIEALPEVVAAVGDRMEVYLDGGVRSGADAVKALSIGARAVFVGRPVLWGLAYKGKEGVDKVLDILRSEFNRTIQLLGVPDSKNLCTDFVVREQYYSQPLHRNCAPKHPWGDWVEYKVAV